The window GGCCGCCGAAGTCGAGCACCACCATGTCGCCGCGCTCGATGGTGCGGTCGCCCGCCTCGTGGTGCGGGTTGGCGCCGTTCGGGCCGGAGCCGACGACGGTGAAGTCGACCTGCGAGTGTCCGAACTGCTTGAGCAGTGCGGCGAGATCGGCTGCGACGTCGGTCTCCTTTCGGCCGGAGAAGCGGACCTTCAGGATCTCCTCGTACGTGGCGTCGGCGGCGGCCCCGGCCGCGGCGAGGCGTTCCAGCTCGGCCGCGTCCTTGACCGCCCGCAGCATCGGCAGGGCCTCGGTGAGGGAGACGTACGAGGTGCCGGGGAGGAACTGCTGCAGTCCGAGCAGATGCATCGCCCAGGCGTTGTCGCTGATCCCGAAACGGCCGTCCGCGTCGAGCAGCGGGGCGGCGACGGCGTACGGGTCCTTGCCGTCGGTCCAGTCGCGCAGGGTCAGGGCCGGGGAGCCGACGGCCTGCTCGGCGTCCGGCGCCTCCAGGGTGGGGACGACGAGCACCGGGTCCTCGCCCGCCCTGAGGACGAGGAGAGTGAGGCGTTCGGTGTTCACGGGCCGGTAGCCGGTGAGATGGACGAGGTCCGGGCCCGGTGCGACGAGGACGCCTGCGAGCCCGGCTTCGGCGGCGGACTCGGCGGCCCGCGCCATCCTCGCCCGGTAGTCGTCGGCGGTGAACGGCACGGGCTGGTTCGGGCTGGACATGCGGAACCTCCTGGCGAAGCGATACGGCACACAGCATCCTGCCCGGCGGCGGGGACAGGCGCGAGCGTGGGTCAGACGGCGGGTCGCAGTCGTACGACGAGGTCGGCGCGGTCCCGGCCACGGTCGACTAGCCGGGCATTGGTCTCGTCCGACTCCGCGACCCAGCGCTCGGCGTGCGGCCGGGGCTTGCCGAACCGCACATGGCGGTCGACGAGTCGGCGGACCCTGACGTCCGGTTCGAGATCCAGGAACCAGACCTCGTCGAGCAGCCGGCGCACCGGAGCCCACGGCCCGTCGTCATGGAGGAGGTAGTTGCCTTCGGTGACGACGAGCGGGATGTCCGGGGGTACGGGAACGGCCCCGGCGATCGGCTCCTCCAGGGCGCGGTCGAAGGCGGGGGCGTAGACGGGCCCCTGATCCCCGGGTGTGCGCAGGCGTCGGAGCAGGGCGGCGTATCCGGCCGCGTCGAAGGTGTCGGGGGCGCCCTTGCGGCCGGCGCGGCCGAGGCGGTCCAGTTCGGCCTGCGCGAGATGGAAGCCGTCCATCGGGACGAGGACGGCGCGCCCGCCGAGCCCGTCGACCAGCCGCTCGGCGAGCGTGGACTTCCCGGCGCCGGGCGGCCCCGCGATGCCGAGGATGCGGCGGCGGCCGGGGACGGCGAGCCGGCGGGCGCGGGCCGACAGTTCACCGACGTCACTCGTCTGCATGCGGCGCATTGTCCCGGCACGAGCGGCATCCTGGGTAGTGTTACGTATAACCGACTCAGTACCCTCGAGGAACCGCCATGTCACACATCGCCCTGGTCACCCTGGTCGTCCGCGACTACGACGAGGCCATCTCCTTCTACACGGACGCGCTCGGCTTCGAGCTCCTGGAGGACACCGACCGCGGGGACGGCTCCCGCTGGGTCGTCGTCCGGCCGCGCGGCGCGGCAGAGGGAACGGGGCTCGTGCTGGCCCGCGCGAAGGACGACGAGCAGCGGAGCCGCGTCGGCGCACAGACCGGCGGCCGGGTCGGCTTCTTCCTGCACACCGAGGACTTCGCGGGCGACCATGCGCGGATGCAGGCAGCCGGAGTGCGCTTCCTGGAGGAGCCGCGCCACGAACCCTACGGCTCGGTCGCGGTCTTCGAGGACCTGTACGGCAACCGCTGGGACCTGCTGCAGCCCGCGTGAGCCGCCCCGAGATGTTCCCTCTGCCGAGGACTCCGGCGGGATGGGAGCGATCCGTCGTGCGGCCGGGCCTCGGAACGCATGTGCTGTCGACCGCCGCGAAGGGGTCAACTCGCCTGCAGCCACTCAGCCGTGAGGCCTGGCCGCAGGCCCGGGCAGGACCGTGACCTCGGCCGGGGTGAGTGCGGCGTGCTCACCGGAGCACTCGACCACGACCTGCACCGGGGCGCCGCAATCGCTGTGCCGCATGTCCAGGACCGGCCCCTCGGCATCGCCGACGTAGGTCTCGCCCCACTGCCTGAGCGCCACGAGAACGGGCCACAGATCCCGGCCCTTGCGGGTCAGGCGATATTCCTGCCGGGTCCGGCTGCCCTGCTCCTGATACGGGACGGTCTGCAGGACCCCGGCCGCGACCAGCTTGCGGAGCCGGCCGGCCAGGACCGCCTCCGAGAGCCCCACATGCCGGCGGAAGTCGTCGAAGCGGCGCACCCCGTTGAAGGCGTCACGCAGGATCAGCAGCGTCCACTTCTCGCCGACCACGTCGAGGGTGCGCTGGACCGTGCAGTTCTCCGTGCTCATCTCCAGCCACTTCATTCCGTCATGGTAGCCCGCCTGGCTTCGATATTGACAGTCAGCTGCACCGACAGCTAGCTTCATCGAACAAAGCCAGATGAGGAGGATCAGCCGCATGGGACGGTCACGTACATACGAATGGGAAGATCCGGCGGTCTCGGCGGCCGCCGTCGGACAGACCACGGGTCTGGAGTTCCTGCGCGAGATCGCCACCGGACGGCTGCCCGGCCCTCCGATCGCCGCCACCCTGGACATCACTCTCGACGAAGCCGAGCACGGGCGTGTGGTGTTCTCGCTGGTCCCGGGCGAGGAGCACTACAACCCCATCGGCAGCGTGCACGGCGGGGTCTACGCCACACTGCTCGACTCGGCCGCCGGTTGCGCGGTCCAGTCCACCCTGCCGTCGGGCATGGGGTACACGTCGCTCGACCTGACCGTGAAGTTCCTGCGCCCCGTCACCGTCGACACCGGCAGGATCCGCGCCGTCGGCACGGTCACCAGCAGCGGCCGCCGCACCGCCCTCGCCGAAGCCCGGCTCCTCGACGAGAAGGACCGCCTGCTCGCTCACGCCACCAGTACGTGCATGCTGTTTCCGCTGCCGTCGTCCTGAGGGCTTCGAAGGCCTTGGGCCGAGCCCTATGTGACGGGGCTAAGACCTTCATGAAGCCCGCGAGGTGGCGGGCCGACAAGCCGGGGCCGATTGCGCAGACGACGCGATGCAAGCCCGCCGGGCGATCGACGGCAGAGCCCGTCGCGGGCGCACGCGCGCTCAGCCCGCAGGCAACCGCACTGCCGCGCCCCGCAAAGCGTCGAGCACCGGTCTGATCAGTGGGTGGCCCTCCGCCCCGTGCCGTACCGCTGCGAACACCCGTCGGGTCGGTGCGCTGCCCTCCACCGGCCGCACCACCACGCCCGCCAGGTCCATGCCGCGCAGCGCCCACCTCGGCACCAGTGCCACTCCGGCCCCCGCCCCGGCCAGCGCCACCACCGCCCGGAAGTCGTCCGAGGAGTGCTCGAGTCTCGGCTGGAAGCCGGCGAACTCGCAGGCCAGGACCACCACGTCGTGGCACGGGTTGCCGGGATACTGACCGATCCACGGGTCCTTCTCCAGGTCCGCGATCGTCACCTGGTCCTGGCCGGCCAGCCGGTGGCCCACCGGCAGCACCGCGTCGAACGGCTCCGAGTACAGCGGTACCCGGGTCAGCCGCCGGTCGTCCTCGTCGGGCGCGCCCCGGTATTCGACGGCGACCGCCACATCCACCTGCCGGTCGAGCACCATCGGCACGCTCGCGTCGCCCTCCGCGTCCTGGACCCGGACCCGGATGCCGGGGGCGGTCAGCGTCAGCTCGGCGATCGCGGGGGCGAGCACCAGGCCGATGCCCGTGGCGAACGCGGCGACCGTGACCGTACCGGCGTCCCCCGCGCTGTACGCGGCTAGCTCGGCCTCCGCCCGTTCCAGTTGGGCGAGGACCGCGTTGGTGTGGGTCAGCAGGATCTCGCCGGCGGCGGTGAGCCGGACGCCCCGGGCGCTGCGGTCGACCAGCCGGTGGCCGGTCTCCTGTTCCAGCGCGGCGAGTTGCTGGGAGACGGCGGAAGGGGTCAGATACAGCGCGGCGGCTGCCGCGGTCACGGTGCGGTGGTCGGCCACCGCACGGAGAATACGCAGCCGCCGTGCATCGATCATGCGATCCATTGTCCCAGGTCCCGTGGGATGTCCCGGCCCTGGGACGGGGCGGGGAAGCCCGGGATCGCCGGAGGCCCGGGACCGTACGGTCCCGGGCCTCCGGCGGGGACCTACTCGCTCAGCGCGGCCCGCGCGTCGACGAACGCGTCCACCGCACGGTTCACATCGTCCGTGGAGTGCGCGGCGGACAGCTGCACGCGGATGCGTGCCGCGCCCTGCGGGACCACCGGGTACGAGAACCCGATCACGTACACACCGCGCTCCAGGAGCAGCTCCGCCATCCGGCCTGCCTTCGCCGCGTCCCCGATCATGACGGGGGCGATGGCGTGGTCGCCGGGCAGGATGTCGAAGCCTTCCTCGGTCATCCGGGTACGGAAGAGCGCGGTGTTGGCGTTGAGCCGCTCGCGCAGGTCACCGGCGGACTCCAGCAGGTCGATGACCTTCAGCGAGGCCGCCGCGATGACCGGGGCGAGCGAGTTGGAGAAGAGGTACGGGCGGGACCGCTGGCGCAGCAGCGCGACGATCTCGGCGCGGGCCGCGACGTAGCCGCCGGACGCACCGCCGAGCGCCTTGCCGAGGGTGCCGGTGATGATGTCGACACGGTCCATGACGTCGTGCAGCTCGGGAGTGCCGCGGCCGCCGGGGCCGACGAAGCCGACGGCGTGCGAGTCGTCGACCATGACCATGGCGTCGTACCGGTCGGCCAGGTCGCAGATCTCGCGCAGCGGGGCGACGTAGCCGTCCATGGAGAACACGCCGTCGGTGACGATGAGCCGGCGCCGGGCGCCGGACGCCTCCTTGAGCTGCTTCTCCAGGTCGTCCATGTCGCGGTTGGCGTAGCGGAACCGCTTGGCCTTGGAGAGGCGGATGCCGTCGATGATGGAGGCGTGGTTGAGGGCGTCGGAGATGACCGCGTCCTCCGGGCCGAGGACGGTCTCGAAGACACCGCCGTTGGCATCGAAGCAGGAGGAGTAGAGGATCGTGTCCTCCTGGCCGAGGAACGACGAGAGCCGCTGCTCCAGCTCCTTGTGAACCTCCTGGGTGCCGCAGATGAAGCGGACCGAGGCCATCCCGTAGCCCCAGCGGTCCAGCGCCTCGTGGGCGGCGGCGATCACGTCGGGGTGGTCGGCGAGGCCCAGGTAGTTGTTGGCGCAGAAGTTGAGCACCTCACCGGGGCGGCCACCCGCGGTGACGGCGACGGTCGCGGACTGCGGGGTGCCGATCACGCGCTCGGGCTTGTGGAGTCCGGCGGCCTTGATCTCGTCGAGGGTGGTGCGCATGTCGTCGCGTACGGAGTCGAACATGAGGGGTGTCTCCCGGCTCGATAGCTGGATACGGGTGGTCAGGAGGTCCAGTCGAGGATGACCTTGCCGCCGCGTCCGCTCGCCGCGTCGTCGAAGGCCGCCTCGAAGTCGCGGTAGCCGTACCGTCCGGTGATCACCGGGTGGAGGTCGAGGCCGCCCTCCAGCAGTACGGACATGGCGTACCAGGTCTCGTACATCTCGCGCCCGTAGATCCCCTTGATCGTGATCATCGAGGTGACGATGCGCGACCAGTCGACGGCGAACTCCTCGGACGGCAGTCCGAGCATGGCGATCCGTCCGCCGTGCGTCATGTTCGCGATCATGTCGCGCATGGCCTCGGGGCGGCCGGACATCTCCAGGCCGATGTCGAAGCCCTCGCGCAGGCCGAGCTTCTGCTGACCGTCGGCGATCGTCTGCTCGCCGACGTTGAGGGCGAGGCTGACGCCGACCTTCCGGGCCAGGTCGAGCCGGGCCTCACTGACGTCGGTGATCACGACGTTGCGGGCACCCGCGTGCTTGGCGACGGCAGCGGCCATGATGCCGATGGGACCGGCGCCGGTGATCAGGACGTCCTCGCCGACCAGCGGGAACGACAGCGCGGTGTGCACGGCGTTGCCGAACGGGTCGAAGATCGCGGCGATGTCGAGGTCGACGGGGACCCGGTGCACCCACACGTTGGAGGCGGGCAGCGCGACGTACTCGGCGAATGCCCCGTCGCGGCCCACGCCGAGTCCCAGGGTGGAGCGGCACAGGTGGCGGCGTCCGGCCAGACAGTTGCGGCACTTTCCGCAGACCAGGTGGCCTTCGCCGCTGACCAGGTCGCCGACGGTGATGTCGACGACGTCGGCGCCCATCGCGGCGACCTCGCCGACGAACTCGTGGCCGAGGACGAGCGGCGTCTTCACGGCCTGCTGGGCCCAGCCGTCGTAGTTGCGGATGTGCAGGTCGGTCCCGCAGATACCGGTACGGAGCACCTTGATCAGCACGTCCGAGGGGCCGATCTCCGGCTCGGGAACGTCCATCAGCCAGAGCCCGGGCTCGGCCTTGTGCTTCACGAGTGCCTTCACGGCTGCGGCTCCCTGTACGTGGTACGTGGTGATTGCCCCGGGCCGGGGGCATGCCTGAGGCAGCCTGCGGCCCGGGGAAGAAGGAGGGACGACATGGCAGCGCGCGGTGATCGGCTGCCGCGCACCATCCTCTGCCGTCACGGAGAAATCTGCCGTACCCCGCGCCCCAGGTCCATCGAGGTTTTCTTAAGCGCAGCCGCAGCTCCGCTTCATGCCGCACCGGACGGGAGGGCCGGCCGCCCTCCGGAACGGGCGACCGGCCCCCTGGACCGAGCGGACGATCAGTCGCCGATCTCCTGCGGCGGGGTGTCGCGGCCCGGCACCTCATCGGGTGAGAGGACCCGGTCGTCCCGCGGGTACGGCTTGGTCCATCCGGTGGACGCGTGCCAGGTGATCCGGTTCGGCTGCGCCGGGTTCACTCCGGATCGGCACGAGCCGGCGCGCGCTTGTCGTCCGGCTCCCCGGCGGCCGTACCGCGCTCTCGCGGGCGTCCACCGGGCAGGGGACGAAGCCGCCGACGCGCTGACCGTGAGCGGGCCCGCACCCCTGCGTACCCTGTCTCCGTGTCAGCCTCCCGCCTGCGTCGCGTCGCCGTTCTTGTGCTCGAGGGTGCGAAGCCGCTCGATGTCGGGATCCCCGCGCAGGTGTTCACGACGCGCGCGAGCATGCCGTACGAGGTGCGGTTGTGCGGCGCGGCACCTGGTCTCGTGACCGGCGGCGACGGCCTTTCGTACCACGTCGCCCATGGCCTCGACGCACTTGCGTGGGCCGACATCGTCTTCATCCCCGGTTACCGGTTCCCGGACCGTGACGATCCGCCGCAGGCCGTCGTCGACGCGCTGATCGCTGCCCACGACCGGGGCGCGCGGCTCGCCGCCATCTCGACGGGCGCCTTCGCGCTCGCCGCCACGGGCCTGCTCGACGGCAAGCGTGCCACGACGCACTGGCACTACTCACGGGCGCTGGCGGCGAAGCATCCGCTCGTTCAGGTCGACGAGAACGTTCTGTTCGTCGACGAGGGCAGCGTGCTGACGTCGGCCGGCGCCGCCTCGGGCATCGACCTGTGCCTGCACATTCTGCGCGGCGACCTCGGGGTGGCCGCATCGAACCACGCGGCGCGGCGACTGGTCGCAGCCCCCTACCGCAGCGGCGGTCAGGCGCAGTATGTGCCGCGCAGCGTGCCCGAGCCGCTCGGTGAGCGGTTCGCCGACACCCGCGAGTGGGCGCTGCACCGGCTCGATGAGCCTCTCACTCTCGAGGTACTGGCGCGGCAGGCAGCGGTCTCGCCGCGTACGTTCTCGCGGCGCTTCGTGGAGGAGACCGGGTACACCCCGATGCAGTGGGTCATGCGAGCCCGCGTCGACATGGCCCGCGAGCTGCTCGAGCGTTCGCAGCGCAGCGTCGAGCAGATCGCCGCCGACGTCGGTCTCGGCACCGGTGCGAATCTGCGGCTGCACTTCCAGCGCATCCTCGGCACCACGCCGAGCGAGTACCGGCGCACCTTCGCCCGAGGCGAGTAGCCCCGCCGCCTGGCGCGATCCTTTTGAACGGTGGCGATCCCGCCACTGTCACGGGCGGGTGCCGCGAGCGAGCCTGGTGGCGAACC is drawn from Streptomyces sp. NBC_01717 and contains these coding sequences:
- a CDS encoding aminopeptidase P family protein yields the protein MSSPNQPVPFTADDYRARMARAAESAAEAGLAGVLVAPGPDLVHLTGYRPVNTERLTLLVLRAGEDPVLVVPTLEAPDAEQAVGSPALTLRDWTDGKDPYAVAAPLLDADGRFGISDNAWAMHLLGLQQFLPGTSYVSLTEALPMLRAVKDAAELERLAAAGAAADATYEEILKVRFSGRKETDVAADLAALLKQFGHSQVDFTVVGSGPNGANPHHEAGDRTIERGDMVVLDFGGLKHGYGSDTSRTVHVGEPTAEEQRVHDIVREAQEAGCRAVRPGIACQEIDRAARAVITEFGYGERFIHRTGHGIGVTTHEPPYMIEGEEQLLVPGMCFSVEPGIYLPGRFGVRIEDIVTVTEDGGRRLNTTARELAVVE
- a CDS encoding nucleoside/nucleotide kinase family protein gives rise to the protein MQTSDVGELSARARRLAVPGRRRILGIAGPPGAGKSTLAERLVDGLGGRAVLVPMDGFHLAQAELDRLGRAGRKGAPDTFDAAGYAALLRRLRTPGDQGPVYAPAFDRALEEPIAGAVPVPPDIPLVVTEGNYLLHDDGPWAPVRRLLDEVWFLDLEPDVRVRRLVDRHVRFGKPRPHAERWVAESDETNARLVDRGRDRADLVVRLRPAV
- a CDS encoding VOC family protein, whose protein sequence is MSHIALVTLVVRDYDEAISFYTDALGFELLEDTDRGDGSRWVVVRPRGAAEGTGLVLARAKDDEQRSRVGAQTGGRVGFFLHTEDFAGDHARMQAAGVRFLEEPRHEPYGSVAVFEDLYGNRWDLLQPA
- a CDS encoding winged helix-turn-helix transcriptional regulator — encoded protein: MKWLEMSTENCTVQRTLDVVGEKWTLLILRDAFNGVRRFDDFRRHVGLSEAVLAGRLRKLVAAGVLQTVPYQEQGSRTRQEYRLTRKGRDLWPVLVALRQWGETYVGDAEGPVLDMRHSDCGAPVQVVVECSGEHAALTPAEVTVLPGPAARPHG
- a CDS encoding PaaI family thioesterase, whose amino-acid sequence is MGRSRTYEWEDPAVSAAAVGQTTGLEFLREIATGRLPGPPIAATLDITLDEAEHGRVVFSLVPGEEHYNPIGSVHGGVYATLLDSAAGCAVQSTLPSGMGYTSLDLTVKFLRPVTVDTGRIRAVGTVTSSGRRTALAEARLLDEKDRLLAHATSTCMLFPLPSS
- a CDS encoding LysR family transcriptional regulator, which produces MIDARRLRILRAVADHRTVTAAAAALYLTPSAVSQQLAALEQETGHRLVDRSARGVRLTAAGEILLTHTNAVLAQLERAEAELAAYSAGDAGTVTVAAFATGIGLVLAPAIAELTLTAPGIRVRVQDAEGDASVPMVLDRQVDVAVAVEYRGAPDEDDRRLTRVPLYSEPFDAVLPVGHRLAGQDQVTIADLEKDPWIGQYPGNPCHDVVVLACEFAGFQPRLEHSSDDFRAVVALAGAGAGVALVPRWALRGMDLAGVVVRPVEGSAPTRRVFAAVRHGAEGHPLIRPVLDALRGAAVRLPAG
- a CDS encoding glycine C-acetyltransferase, which codes for MFDSVRDDMRTTLDEIKAAGLHKPERVIGTPQSATVAVTAGGRPGEVLNFCANNYLGLADHPDVIAAAHEALDRWGYGMASVRFICGTQEVHKELEQRLSSFLGQEDTILYSSCFDANGGVFETVLGPEDAVISDALNHASIIDGIRLSKAKRFRYANRDMDDLEKQLKEASGARRRLIVTDGVFSMDGYVAPLREICDLADRYDAMVMVDDSHAVGFVGPGGRGTPELHDVMDRVDIITGTLGKALGGASGGYVAARAEIVALLRQRSRPYLFSNSLAPVIAAASLKVIDLLESAGDLRERLNANTALFRTRMTEEGFDILPGDHAIAPVMIGDAAKAGRMAELLLERGVYVIGFSYPVVPQGAARIRVQLSAAHSTDDVNRAVDAFVDARAALSE
- the tdh gene encoding L-threonine 3-dehydrogenase, producing the protein MKALVKHKAEPGLWLMDVPEPEIGPSDVLIKVLRTGICGTDLHIRNYDGWAQQAVKTPLVLGHEFVGEVAAMGADVVDITVGDLVSGEGHLVCGKCRNCLAGRRHLCRSTLGLGVGRDGAFAEYVALPASNVWVHRVPVDLDIAAIFDPFGNAVHTALSFPLVGEDVLITGAGPIGIMAAAVAKHAGARNVVITDVSEARLDLARKVGVSLALNVGEQTIADGQQKLGLREGFDIGLEMSGRPEAMRDMIANMTHGGRIAMLGLPSEEFAVDWSRIVTSMITIKGIYGREMYETWYAMSVLLEGGLDLHPVITGRYGYRDFEAAFDDAASGRGGKVILDWTS
- a CDS encoding GlxA family transcriptional regulator: MSASRLRRVAVLVLEGAKPLDVGIPAQVFTTRASMPYEVRLCGAAPGLVTGGDGLSYHVAHGLDALAWADIVFIPGYRFPDRDDPPQAVVDALIAAHDRGARLAAISTGAFALAATGLLDGKRATTHWHYSRALAAKHPLVQVDENVLFVDEGSVLTSAGAASGIDLCLHILRGDLGVAASNHAARRLVAAPYRSGGQAQYVPRSVPEPLGERFADTREWALHRLDEPLTLEVLARQAAVSPRTFSRRFVEETGYTPMQWVMRARVDMARELLERSQRSVEQIAADVGLGTGANLRLHFQRILGTTPSEYRRTFARGE